A stretch of the Panicum virgatum strain AP13 chromosome 9N, P.virgatum_v5, whole genome shotgun sequence genome encodes the following:
- the LOC120690062 gene encoding LRR receptor-like serine/threonine-protein kinase RPK2 — MVAARRSTASTAALLLLLLAVAASVFSSAVLQLGQEQDRSALLQLKNAFPSVELLRRWSPDSGAADHCTWPGVTCDARSRVVALEVPAPSRRFETGGELAGELPAAVGLLTELKQVSFPFHGLRGEIPSEIWGLEKLEVVNLAGNSLRGALPAVFPPRLRVLTLDSNLLHGEIPSSLSTCKDLERLDLSGNRFTGSVPGALGGLPKLKTLDLSGNLFLGSIPSSLGNCAQLLSLRLFSNLLNGSVPAEIGRLSKLQVLDVSGNRLSGPVPLELGNCSDLSVLILSSQFNSMDSHELNLFERGIPESVTALPRLRVLWAPRAGLEGTVPDNWGRCRSLEMVNLGENLLSGAIPRELGLCSNLKFLNLSSNRLSGSLDKDLCPHCMDVFDVSGNELSGSIPACENKVCASQLMLDGITSSYSSLLISKTLEELSLSFYNSGGRSIVYHNFAKNNLEGHLTSLPFSADRFGNKTSYVFVVDHNKFSGSLDSILLEKCSSLKGLVVSFRDNKISGQFTAEFSTKCSAIRALDLAGNQISGVMPDNVGSLGALVKMDMSRNLLQGQIPASFKEFKSLKFLSLAGNNLSGRIPSCLGQLRSLKVLDLSSNSLAGKIPSNLVTLRDLSVLLLNNNRLSGNIPDLTSSPSLSIFNVSFNDLSGPLPSKFHLLTCDSIHGNPSLQPCGLSALSDPLMNVRALSEADTNPPADNTAPDGNGGGGFSKIEIASITSASAIVAVLLALIILYVYTRKCASRPSRRSLRKREVTVFVDIGAPLTYETVLRASGSFNASNCIGSGGFGATYKAEVAPGKLVAIKRLAIGRFQGIQQFQAEVKTLGRCCRHPNLVTLIGYHLSDSEMFLIYNFLPGGNLERFIQERTKRPIDWRMLHKIALDVARALAYLHDNCVPRILHRDVKPSNILLDNDYTAYLSDFGLARLLGNSETHATTGVAGTFGYVAPEYAMTCRVSDKADVYSYGVVLLELISDKKALDPSFSPYGNGFNIVAWACMLLQKGRAREFFIEGLWDVAPHDDLVEILHLGIKCTVDSLSSRPTMKQVVRRLKELRPPSYQG, encoded by the coding sequence ATGGTGGCCGCTCGCCGGAGCACGGCCTCCACGGCCGCgctcctgctgctcctgctcgcGGTTGCGGCATCCGTCTTTTCTTCCGCCGTGTTGCAACTCGGCCAGGAGCAGgacagatcggctctactccaGCTCAAGAACGCCTTCCCTTCCGTGGAGCTGCTCCGGCGGTGGTCTCCGGactccggcgccgccgaccACTGCACCTGGCCGGGGGTCACCTGCGACGCGAGGTCCCGGGTCGTCGCTCTGGAGGTGCCCGCGCCTTCACGGCGCTTCGAAACCGGCGGGGAGCTCGCTGGCGAGCTGCCGGCGGCGGTTGGGCTCCTCACCGAGCTGAAACAGGTCTCTTTTCCGTTCCACGGTCTCCGCGGCGAGATCCCCAGTGAGATCTGGGGGTTGGAGAAGCTCGAGGTGGTCAACCTTGCGGGGAACTCTCTCCGGGGCGCCCTTCCGGCCGTCTTCCCGCCGAGGCTGAGGGTGCTTACCCTTGATTCCAACCTGCTTCACGGTGAGATCCCCTCCTCCCTTTCCACCTGCAAAGATTTGGAAAGGTTGGATCTTTCAGGCAACCGATTCACTGGATCGGTGCCCGGAGCTCTTGGCGGCCTGCCCAAGCTTAAGACGCTTGACTTGTCCGGAAACCTCTTCTTGGGGAGCATTCCCTCGAGTCTAGGGAATTGCGCGCAGCTCCTCTCACTGCGGCTGTTCTCCAATTTGTTGAATGGTTCTGTTCCAGCAGAGATTGGAAGGCTGAGCAAGTTGCAGGTTTTAGATGTCTCCGGTAACAGGTTGAGTGGACCGGTACCATTAGAGTTGGGTAATTGCTCAGATTTGTCAGTTCTCATATTGTCTAGCCAGTTCAATTCAATGGATTCGCATGAGCTCAATCTGTTTGAACGGGGGATTCCAGAGAGTGTGACAGCTTTGCCAAGGCTCAGGGTTCTTTGGGCACCAAGGGCTGGGCTGGAAGGAACTGTGCCGGACAATTGGGGAAGGTGTCGTAGTTTGGAAATGGTTAATCTTGGGGAGAATTTACTTTCTGGAGCAATCCCAAGGGAGCTAGGGCTGTGCAGTAACCTCAAGTTTCTCAACCTTAGCTCTAATAGATTATCTGGTTCGCTGGATAAGGATCTCTGTCCTCATTGCATGGATGTGTTTGATGTCAGTGGAAATGAGCTGTCAGGATCAATTCCAGCATGTGAGAATAAAGTCTGTGCATCTCAGCTAATGCTAGATGGAATAACATCCAGTTATTCTTCACTCCTCATTTCGAAAACTCTAGAAGAACTGTCATTGAGTTTCTACAACTCTGGAGGGCGTTCTATTGTGTATCATAATTTTGCAAAGAACAATCTCGAAGGGCATCTTACATCCTTGCCATTCAGTGCAGACAGGTTTGGAAACAAGACGTCTTATGTGTTTGTTGTTGATCACAATAAATTCAGTGGATCACTGGATTCAATTCTGTTGGAGAAGTGTAGCAGCTTGAAGGGGCTGGTTGTAAGCTTCCGAGACAACAAGATATCTGGTCAGTTCACAGCAGAGTTTAGCACAAAATGCAGTGCTATCAGAGCTTTGGATTTAGCTGGCAATCAAATATCAGGAGTGATGCCTGATAATGTTGGTTCGTTGGGAGCTCTTGTCAAGATGGACATGAGCAGAAATTTGCTGCAGGGCCAAATACCTGCTAGTTTCAAAGAATTCAAGAGCTTGAAATTTCTATCATTAGCTGGTAACAACCTTAGTGGTAGAATACCATCCTGTTTGGGTCAGTTGAGATCACTGAAGGTTTTAGATCTCTCTTCTAATTCTCTTGCTGGGAAGATCCCAAGTAACCTTGTGACACTAAGAGATCTCAGTGTGCTTCTACTCAATAATAATAGGCTCTCTGGAAACATTCCTGATCTTACCTCTTCTCCATCGCTGTCAATATTCAATGTTTCATTCAATGACTTGTCAGGGCCACTGCCTTCAAAATTTCACTTACTGACATGCGACAGTATTCATGGAAATCCATCCCTCCAACCTTGTGGATTGTCAGCACTCTCTGATCCACTAATGAATGTCCGAGCTCTAAGTGAGGCAGACACTAATCCACCAGCTGACAATACAGCTCCTGATGGCAATGGTGGCGGTGGGTTCAGCAAAATAGAGATTGCCTCAATAACTTCAGCGTCAGCGATTGTTGCTGTTCTCCTGGCTCTGATCATCCTTTATGTTTACACACGAAAATGTGCATCAAGACCGTCAAGACGTTCTCTCAGGAAAAGGGAAGTCACTGTTTTTGTTGATATTGGTGCTCCTTTGACATATGAGACTGTTTTACGTGCCAGTGGCAGCTTCAATGCAAGTAATTGCATTGGAAGTGGTGGCTTCGGAGCAACATACAAAGCTGAGGTCGCACCGGGAAAATTGGTGGCAATAAAGAGGCTTGCTATTGGAAGATTCCAAGGTATTCAGCAGTTCCAAGCAGAGGTCAAAACACTTGGGAGGTGTTGTCGCCAtcccaaccttgtgacactCATAGGATACCATCTCAGCGACTCAGAGATGTTTCTAATATATAATTTTCTGCCTGGTGGCAATTTGGAAAGGTTCATACAAGAAAGGACTAAGAGACCTATTGACTGGAGAATGCTTCATAAAATTGCTCTAGATGTTGCACGTGCACTTGCATACCTTCATGACAATTGCGTTCCACGCATCTTACACAGGGATGTCAAACCAAGTAACATATTGCTTGACAATGATTACACCGCATACCTTTCTGATTTTGGATTAGCAAGGCTGCTTGGAAATTCAGAAACACATGCAACCACTGGTGTGGCGGGTACTTTTGGATATGTTGCTCCAGAATATGCGATGACATGCCGTGTTTCTGATAAGGCAGATGTGTATAGCTATGGAGTTGTACTTCTTGAACTTATTTCAGACAAAAAGGCACTGGATCCTTCTTTCTCTCCATATGGCAATGGATTCAACATAGTTGCCTGGGCTTGCATGCTTCTACAGAAGGGGCGAGCTCGTGAGTTCTTCATAGAAGGGCTGTGGGATGTGGCCCCGCATGATGACCTTGTTGAAATTCTACACCTGGGTATCAAGTGTACAGTAGATTCTCTTTCTTCTAGACCCACAATGAAGCAAGTTGTTCGGCGATTAAAGGAACTTAGACCTCCATCTTACCAGGGATAG